In Neomonachus schauinslandi chromosome 6, ASM220157v2, whole genome shotgun sequence, a genomic segment contains:
- the FBXO28 gene encoding F-box only protein 28, which translates to MAAASEERMAEEGGGGHSDGGPSSAIGSAQRLPPPPPPPAPQPGSQAPLAPALAPDQLPQNNTLVALPIVAIENILSFMSYDEISQLRLVCKRMDLVCQRMLNQGFLKVERYHNLCQKQVKAQLPRRESERRNHSLARHADILAAVETRLSLLNMTFMKYVDSNLCCFIPGKVIDEIYRVLRYVNSTRAPQRAHEVLQELRDISSMAMEYFDEKIVPILKRKLPGSDVSGRLMGSPPVPGPSAALTTMQLFSKQNPSRQEVTKLQQQVKTNGAGVTVLRREISELRTKVQEQQKQLQDQDQKLLEQTQIIGEQNARLAELERKLREVMESAVGNSSGAGQNEESPRKRKKAAEAIDSLRKSKRLRNRK; encoded by the exons ATGGCGGCGGCGTCGGAGGAGCGGATGGCTGAGGAAGGAGGCGGCGGCCACAGCGACGGCGGCCCCTCTTCGGCCATCGGCTCTGCCCAGCgactgccccccccgcccccgcccccggccccgcagCCGggctcccaggcgcccctagccccGGCGCTGGCTCCCGACCAGCTGCCTCAAAACAACACGCTGGTGGCGCTGCCCATCGTAGCCATCGAGAACATCCTCAGCTTTATGTCCTACGACGAAATTAGCCAGCTCCGCCTG GTTTGTAAAAGAATGGACTTGGTCTGCCAGAGAATGTTGAATCAGGGATTTCTAAAAGTGGAGAGATACCACAACCTATGTCAGAAACAAGTTAAAGCACAACTTCCAAG gaGGGAGTCAGAAAGAAGAAACCACTCGTTAGCTCGTCACGCGGACATCCTTGCTGCTGTGGAAACAAGGCTCTCACTGTTAAACATGACTTTCATGAAATATGTGGATTCCAATCTCTGTTGCTTCATCCCAGGAAAG GTGATTGATGAGATTTATCGTGTGTTGAGATATGTCAATTCTACCAGAGCCCCTCAACGAGCTCATGAAGTACTTCAAGAGTTAAGGGATATCTCCTCCATGGCAATGGAGTACTTTGACGAGAAGATCGTGCCCATTCTGAAGAGGAAGTTACCAGGATCAGATGTGTCCGGAAGACTCATGGGCTCTCCTCCAG TTCCGGGACCTTCTGCAGCCCTCACAACAATGCAGCTCTTCTCTAAGCAAAACCCTTCACGACAAGAGGTTACCAAACTCCAGCAGCAGGTTAAGACAAACGGTGCCGGTGTGACTGTTCTCAGGCGTGAAATTTCCGAGCTTCGCACCAAAGTGCAGGAACAGCAGAAGCAGCTTCAAGACCAGGACCAGAAACTGCTAGAGCAGACCCAGATCATAGGCGAACAGAACGCGCGGTTAGCGGAGCTGGAGCGCAAACTGCGGGAAGTCATGGAGAGCGCGGTGGGAAACTCCTCAGGGGCTGGGCAGAACGAAGAGTCTCCTCGGAAACGGAAAAAGGCAGCTGAAGCCATAGACTCCCTTAGGAAATCTAAGCGTCTCCGGAATAGAAAGTAA